The following is a genomic window from Streptomyces lincolnensis.
GCGGGCTGGGGCAGCGGATCGGCGGCGAGGACCTCGTCCAGGCGCTCCAGGGTGCCCCGGGCCATCCGCAGCGAGCCGCCCAACTCGGCGGCCGCGCCCATGGGTTCGACGAAGCGGACGGCGAGGACCAGCACCGCGATCAGCTCCCCCGCGCCGACCGATCCGCCGAGCGCGAGGACCGTGCCGAGCAGCAGGACGCAGGTGAAGCAGAGCTGCACGGCGAGCGCGAAGCCCGCGATGCCGGGTACGCCGACGCGTACGGCGGCGCGCGCCTTCGCGTGCTGCTCGCGCAGGGCGGCGTCCAGGAGCTCGTGGTCCTCGGCGGTCCGCCCGAAGGCGCGCAGCGCGGGCTGGTGACGGGCGAACTCCACCAGCCGGTCCGCGGTCTCGGCGGCCGCGGCATGGGACTGCCGGTCGACGCGGGACATCAGCCGTCCGGACCAGCGGTACGCGACGGCCGCGACCGGCGCCGCCACCAGCATGGCCAGGGCGAGCCGCCAGTCGAAGGCGAACGTGGCCAGCACGACGACGGCGGGCGTGACGAAGGCGATGCACAGGGGGCGCAGCAGGTTGGCCGCCGCGTTCATCACCTGGACCACGCCCTGGCCCGCCAACTGCCCCAGCGCGCCGGTGCGTTCGCCGTCGAACCAGCCGAGCGGCAGCGCGACCACATGGTCGCCGATGCGGTGGTGCAGCGTGCGCCCGAGATCGGCGCTGAAGCGGTTGCCCCGCACGGCCGCGGTGAAGGCGACGGCCCCGTAGGCGACGGTGGCCGCGGCGAGGGCGGCGACCCACGGCCAGGCCGCATCCGGGTCGTCGCCGAGGAGCCGGGTCAGCAGCGGCACCAGGAGCGCGTACGCCACCCCCTGGAGGGCCGCGGCGAGGGCCGCCCAGAGGAGGACGCGGTGCAGGCCCTCCGTCTGTTCCCGTCCGAGTACGCGTGTCAGCAGCGCGTTCATCGCGCGGTTCCCTTCTGCTGGAGGGCCCACATGCGTGCGTAGTGGCCGTCCAGGGCCAGCAGTTCGGTGTGGGTGCCCTGTTCGGCGATGCGTCCGCCGTCGAGGACGACGATGTGGTCGGCGTCCCGCACGGTCGCGAGCCGGTGGGCGATGACCAGCAGGGTGCGGCCCGCCACGAGGGTGGACAGGGCCCGCTGGACGGCGGCCTCGGACTCCGGGTCGGCGAAGGAGGTCGCCTCGTCGAGGACGAGGACGGGCGCGTCGGCGAGCAACGCCCGGGCCACGGAGAGGCGTTGGGCCTCGCCGCCGGAGAGCATCGCGTCCTCGCCGACCACCGAGTCGTAGCCGCGCGGCAGGGCGGTGATCCGCTCGTGGATGTGCGCGGCGCGCGCGGCCCGTTCCACGGCCGTGTCGTCGGCCTCGGGACTGCCGAGCCGGATGTTGTCACGGACGCTGGTGCGCAGCAGGTGGGGTTCCTGGAAGACGAACGACACCTGGCGGTACAGGTCGGCCGGGGCGATGTCCCGGACGTCCGTGCCGCCGATCCGTACCGTGCCGGCGGTGGTGTCCCAGAAGCGGGGCACGAGCCGGGCGAGGGTGGACTTGCCCGACCCGGAGGCGCCGACCAGGGCGGTGACGGTGCCGGGGCGCAGGGTCAGGTCGATGCCACTGAGGACGTCCGTGGCGCCGTCGTAGCTGAAGCCGACCCCGGCCAGTTCGACCCGGCCTTCCGGGCCCGGCGGTGTCGGCTCGGATGCCTCGGGCAGGGCGGGGGCGGCCAACAGGGCGTGGATCTCCCGGGCGCTCTGGAGGCCGCCCTGGACGGCGTGCCCGGACTGGGCGAGCCCCATGACCGAGCCGGTCAGGGCCGGTCCCAGCAGCACGAACGGCACGAGGTCGAGCGCGTCGGCCCAGCCCTGCGTGACGAACAGGGTGCCGGTGGCGGTGGCGACGAGCAGGGCGGCCGGTCCGGAGAGGGCGAGCGCGGCCGACGTGCTGGCCCGTGTCGTACTCATGATCCAGTCGCGGAAGAAGACGGTGAAGCTGTCGGCGGCGGCGTCGTAGGCGCGATGGGCGCGGGAGGTGCGTCCGTACGCCTTGATCACCGTGATGCCGTGGACGAGTTCGACGACGGCCGCGTTGACGCCGCCCATCGCACCGAAGAACCGTGCCGTCACCTCCTCGCCCCCGGACATGGCCTGCTTGAAGAAGTAGCCGCCGAGCAGGAGCGGGAGCAGCGCGACGAGGGTGAGCCGCCAGTCCACGGTCAGCAGGTAGACCAGTGCGGTCAGCGGTGCCACGATCGCGGCGGTGACCTCCAGCGCTGTGTGCGCGACCAGGTGGTGCAGCGTGGAGATGTTGTCGCCCGCCGCCTTCTTCACCTCGCCCGAGCTGTTCTCGGTGAACCAGCCCAGCGGCAGCCGCCCCAGGTGCCGGGCGATACGGCGGCGCAGCCCGAGCTGGAGGTCGGCGTCGGCGTGGTGGGTGAGGACGCCGGCCGTCGCGTACAGCACGAGCCGGGCTACCAGGGCGGCCACCGCGGTCCAGGCGGCGGCCCAGGCACGGCCCTCGTCCGGGCCGCCGGACGCGAGCAGGGCGCGGGCCAGTTCGGCCACGGCGATGAACGGGATCATCGAGCAGACCGCGGCGAACGCCTGGGCCGCCACCGCGGCTGTGAGCCGCCCCCGTACGGGGGCGAGGAGATCGCCGAGCCCCGGCGCCTTCACGGCGGGGGCCTCGGGTGGGACAAGGACGTCGGAGGGGCTGTCGGGGGTGCCCTCTCGCGGGTCCGCGAGGGCCGCGCCGGTCATGAGGTTTCCTCT
Proteins encoded in this region:
- a CDS encoding ABC transporter ATP-binding protein, with protein sequence MNALLTRVLGREQTEGLHRVLLWAALAAALQGVAYALLVPLLTRLLGDDPDAAWPWVAALAAATVAYGAVAFTAAVRGNRFSADLGRTLHHRIGDHVVALPLGWFDGERTGALGQLAGQGVVQVMNAAANLLRPLCIAFVTPAVVVLATFAFDWRLALAMLVAAPVAAVAYRWSGRLMSRVDRQSHAAAAETADRLVEFARHQPALRAFGRTAEDHELLDAALREQHAKARAAVRVGVPGIAGFALAVQLCFTCVLLLGTVLALGGSVGAGELIAVLVLAVRFVEPMGAAAELGGSLRMARGTLERLDEVLAADPLPQPATTAPLPETYGIELDGVSFGYGDGRTVLDGLDLRVPAGHTVALVGPSGSGKTTVTRLIARFWDATGGTVRVGGADVRDLTTDQLMSRLAMVFQDVYLFAGTIEGNIRAGREDATDEEVREAGRIARVDEITERLPDGWAARVGEGGAALSGGERQRVSLARALLKRAPVVLLDEATSALDAENEAAIQQALDVLTADRTVLVVAHRLDTVRGADLIAFLEDGRVVERGTHEELLALGGRYAAFWGEREQASGWRLAARSQTRG
- a CDS encoding ABC transporter ATP-binding protein — translated: MTGAALADPREGTPDSPSDVLVPPEAPAVKAPGLGDLLAPVRGRLTAAVAAQAFAAVCSMIPFIAVAELARALLASGGPDEGRAWAAAWTAVAALVARLVLYATAGVLTHHADADLQLGLRRRIARHLGRLPLGWFTENSSGEVKKAAGDNISTLHHLVAHTALEVTAAIVAPLTALVYLLTVDWRLTLVALLPLLLGGYFFKQAMSGGEEVTARFFGAMGGVNAAVVELVHGITVIKAYGRTSRAHRAYDAAADSFTVFFRDWIMSTTRASTSAALALSGPAALLVATATGTLFVTQGWADALDLVPFVLLGPALTGSVMGLAQSGHAVQGGLQSAREIHALLAAPALPEASEPTPPGPEGRVELAGVGFSYDGATDVLSGIDLTLRPGTVTALVGASGSGKSTLARLVPRFWDTTAGTVRIGGTDVRDIAPADLYRQVSFVFQEPHLLRTSVRDNIRLGSPEADDTAVERAARAAHIHERITALPRGYDSVVGEDAMLSGGEAQRLSVARALLADAPVLVLDEATSFADPESEAAVQRALSTLVAGRTLLVIAHRLATVRDADHIVVLDGGRIAEQGTHTELLALDGHYARMWALQQKGTAR